Proteins found in one Synechococcus sp. LA31 genomic segment:
- a CDS encoding Ppx/GppA phosphatase family protein, whose product MSESPNRSIGSSVRPVAGIDIGTNSIHLLVAAVDMELRTFSVILTEKSTTRLGEREPDTGNLTPEAIERAFTTLRHCRALAASHGVEPSDVVTAATSAVREAPNGRDFLQSIQEHLGLEVDLVSGPEEARLIYLGVLSGMAFGDQPHLILDIGGGSTELVLADGRDARALTSTRVGAVRLQRDFVREEPLPPKRVEFLRAFIQGSLEPAVLQVRQQLQHGEAPVMVATSGTAMAIGALAAAEDPRPPLRMQGYRVSRQRLDQLVTRLLSLTPAQRRALPELNERRAEIIVPGALILQTAMEMLGVQELVICERALREGLIVDWMLRNDLIVDRFAFQSSIRQRTVLHLAQRYKVDVPRAERVAAYAHSLYSQGQGLLHQDDGSGRQLLWAAAMLHSCGQHINTGSYHKHSWYLIRHGELLGYSDLEHLMVAAIARYHRRSLPKKRHESWQLIEGREQRRTVAAMALLLRMAVALDRRPEPVLAGLQLCRDGSNGCTIRLEPIQAGQDLSLERWSLAGCAAAVEEAVGVGISVAEG is encoded by the coding sequence GTGAGCGAGTCTCCCAACCGCTCCATCGGGAGCTCCGTTCGCCCCGTTGCGGGCATTGATATCGGCACCAACTCCATTCACCTGCTCGTTGCTGCGGTGGATATGGAGTTGCGCACCTTCTCGGTGATTCTCACGGAGAAATCCACAACGCGGTTGGGGGAGCGCGAGCCCGACACCGGCAACCTCACCCCCGAGGCGATCGAGCGCGCCTTCACCACCCTGCGCCACTGCCGTGCGTTGGCAGCCAGCCATGGCGTGGAGCCCAGCGATGTGGTGACCGCCGCCACCAGTGCGGTGCGAGAGGCCCCCAACGGGCGCGATTTTCTGCAATCCATCCAGGAACATCTCGGCCTGGAGGTTGATCTGGTGAGCGGCCCTGAGGAGGCCCGCCTGATCTATTTGGGGGTGCTCTCGGGCATGGCCTTCGGAGATCAGCCCCATTTGATCTTGGATATCGGTGGTGGGTCCACGGAGTTGGTGCTCGCTGATGGCCGTGATGCCCGCGCGCTCACCAGCACGCGGGTGGGAGCGGTGCGCCTGCAGCGTGATTTCGTGCGCGAGGAGCCGCTACCGCCCAAGCGGGTGGAGTTCCTGCGGGCTTTCATCCAGGGCTCTCTGGAGCCAGCGGTGCTGCAGGTGCGTCAGCAGCTCCAGCACGGTGAGGCGCCGGTGATGGTGGCCACCAGCGGCACGGCGATGGCGATCGGAGCGCTGGCGGCGGCTGAGGATCCGCGGCCACCCTTGCGCATGCAGGGCTACCGCGTGAGCCGACAGCGGCTGGATCAATTGGTGACCCGCCTGCTCAGCCTCACGCCGGCCCAACGCCGTGCTCTGCCGGAACTGAATGAGCGTCGCGCTGAGATCATCGTGCCGGGTGCGCTGATTCTTCAGACCGCCATGGAGATGCTCGGTGTGCAGGAGCTGGTGATCTGCGAGCGGGCTCTTCGCGAAGGCCTGATCGTGGACTGGATGCTGCGCAACGATCTGATCGTGGATCGCTTTGCCTTCCAGAGCAGCATCCGCCAGCGCACCGTGCTGCACCTGGCTCAGCGCTACAAGGTGGATGTGCCGCGAGCCGAGCGGGTGGCGGCTTACGCCCACAGCCTCTACAGCCAGGGGCAGGGGCTGTTGCACCAAGACGACGGCAGCGGCCGCCAGTTGCTCTGGGCCGCGGCGATGCTGCACAGCTGCGGCCAGCACATCAATACCGGCTCGTATCACAAGCACAGCTGGTATCTGATTCGCCACGGCGAGCTGCTGGGCTACTCCGACCTGGAGCATCTGATGGTGGCGGCCATCGCCCGTTATCACCGCCGCTCACTGCCCAAGAAACGGCATGAGTCGTGGCAGTTGATCGAAGGGCGCGAGCAGCGGCGCACGGTGGCTGCGATGGCGCTGTTGTTGCGCATGGCGGTGGCACTCGATCGCCGGCCCGAGCCAGTCCTGGCAGGCCTGCAGCTGTGCCGCGATGGCAGCAACGGCTGCACGATCCGGTTGGAGCCAATCCAGGCCGGTCAAGACCTCAGCCTGGAGCGCTGGAGCCTGGCGGGTTGCGCCGCGGCGGTGGAGGAAGCAGTAGGGGTTGGAATCAGCGTGGCGGAGGGTTAA
- a CDS encoding 4-hydroxybenzoate polyprenyltransferase produces MALLRWDKPSGRLILLIPAGWSLWLLPQAPPPAVLVGWIVLGGLAVSGAGCVANDLWDRRIDPLVERTRQRPLASGRIGVGGALVLLVMCLLAALAVVLWGLPAGSRSLCLLLAVAALPPVLLYPSAKRWFGYPQAVLAICWGFAVLIPWAAAQGSLQGGWPLAAVWLATCLWTFGFDTVYAMADQDDDARVGVRSSALSLGKRAPLVVGLCYGCAALLVAWAAALQGVNGWFWGLWLLACAGWLREAWRLQRPHLPRSAFGLHFRHQVLLGALVLLALVVGRSGGLTP; encoded by the coding sequence TTGGCCCTGCTCCGGTGGGATAAACCGAGCGGGCGGCTGATCCTGCTGATCCCAGCGGGCTGGAGCCTGTGGTTGCTGCCTCAGGCTCCACCACCGGCGGTGCTGGTGGGCTGGATCGTGCTGGGTGGCCTGGCGGTGAGCGGTGCAGGCTGCGTGGCCAACGACCTCTGGGACCGCCGCATCGATCCCCTGGTGGAGCGGACCCGGCAGCGGCCCTTGGCCAGCGGCCGCATCGGGGTTGGCGGCGCCCTAGTGCTCCTGGTGATGTGCCTGCTGGCCGCCCTTGCTGTTGTGCTCTGGGGCCTGCCAGCCGGCAGCCGAAGCCTCTGCCTGCTTCTGGCGGTCGCAGCTCTACCGCCGGTGCTGCTGTACCCCTCAGCCAAGCGCTGGTTTGGCTACCCCCAGGCGGTGTTGGCGATCTGTTGGGGCTTTGCTGTGCTGATTCCCTGGGCCGCTGCCCAGGGTTCTCTGCAGGGGGGGTGGCCGCTGGCGGCGGTGTGGCTGGCCACCTGCCTGTGGACCTTCGGCTTCGACACCGTTTATGCCATGGCGGATCAAGACGACGACGCCCGTGTGGGCGTGCGCAGCTCGGCCCTGAGCCTTGGCAAGCGAGCCCCGTTGGTGGTGGGCCTCTGCTACGGGTGTGCCGCGCTACTCGTGGCCTGGGCCGCTGCCCTGCAAGGCGTGAACGGTTGGTTCTGGGGGCTGTGGCTGCTGGCCTGCGCCGGCTGGCTACGGGAAGCATGGCGGCTGCAGCGCCCCCACTTACCCCGCTCCGCCTTTGGCCTGCACTTTCGCCACCAGGTGTTGCTCGGGGCCCTGGTGCTACTGGCGCTGGTGGTGGGCCGCAGCGGTGGTCTCACCCCATGA
- a CDS encoding LD-carboxypeptidase, whose product MTVWPAPLQAGDRVQLAAASSALQPDALERMEAGIAVLEGWGLQVDRHREPLRRWGHLAGSDPQRLADLNPSAPLVAGLRGGWGSARLLELASEPAAHGVPHWLLGFSDLTSLLWARQAAGHTGGIHGPMLTSLAAEPAWSQERLRQLLFGEPLTDLEGSSWQPGVAEGPLLVGNLTVATHLLGTRHLPDLRGAVLVLEDIGEAPYRLDRMLTHWRLCGALQQLAGIGFGSFSGCSDSGSPLSWREVLQERTADLGIPVLADLPVGHEPGNAALPIGQRVRLDAGRSALTLLQA is encoded by the coding sequence ATGACCGTCTGGCCAGCGCCGCTGCAAGCGGGGGATCGGGTGCAGCTGGCTGCCGCCAGTTCGGCGTTGCAGCCCGATGCCCTCGAGCGCATGGAGGCGGGCATCGCCGTGCTGGAGGGATGGGGACTGCAGGTGGATCGGCACCGCGAGCCTCTGCGCCGCTGGGGCCACCTGGCCGGTAGCGACCCGCAGCGCCTAGCCGACCTCAACCCCTCTGCTCCCCTGGTGGCCGGCCTACGGGGAGGCTGGGGATCGGCGAGGCTGCTGGAGCTCGCCAGCGAACCCGCAGCCCATGGGGTGCCCCACTGGCTACTGGGGTTCTCTGATCTCACGTCGCTGCTATGGGCGCGGCAGGCGGCCGGCCACACCGGCGGCATCCATGGGCCGATGCTCACCAGCCTGGCGGCCGAGCCAGCCTGGAGCCAGGAGCGGCTGCGGCAACTGCTGTTTGGTGAACCTCTTACTGACCTGGAGGGCAGCAGCTGGCAGCCGGGTGTCGCGGAAGGGCCGCTGCTGGTGGGCAACCTCACGGTGGCCACCCATCTCCTTGGCACGCGCCATCTCCCCGATCTGCGTGGGGCTGTGCTGGTGCTGGAAGACATCGGCGAAGCGCCCTACCGCCTCGATCGGATGCTCACCCACTGGCGCCTCTGCGGCGCCCTGCAGCAGCTTGCCGGGATCGGCTTTGGCAGCTTCAGCGGCTGCAGCGACTCCGGCTCACCCCTCAGCTGGCGGGAGGTGCTGCAGGAGCGCACCGCTGACCTAGGCATCCCGGTACTGGCCGATCTACCGGTGGGCCATGAACCGGGCAATGCAGCCCTGCCCATCGGCCAAAGGGTGCGGCTCGATGCCGGGCGCTCTGCGCTGACGCTGCTTCAGGCCTGA
- the ispD gene encoding 2-C-methyl-D-erythritol 4-phosphate cytidylyltransferase, whose amino-acid sequence MHLLIACAGSGRRMGAERNKLLLEVAGRPVLAWTLDAALASRSIGWIGIVGQPVDQADIEALVHAARPQRPVVWIQGGDTRQDSVCNGLAALPAMAESVLIHDGARCLVDPALIDRCAAAVQAGEAVIAAAPVTDTIKRVDGAGVIQDTPDRAQLWGAQTPQGFPVEQLRRAHAQARTEGWSVTDDASLFERLGWAVKVMESSPANIKITTPFDLTIAEAVLAGRQA is encoded by the coding sequence ATGCATTTGCTGATCGCTTGTGCCGGTAGCGGCCGCCGCATGGGGGCTGAGCGCAACAAGCTGCTGCTGGAGGTGGCGGGCAGGCCTGTGCTCGCCTGGACTCTCGATGCCGCCCTGGCCTCGCGTTCGATCGGTTGGATCGGCATCGTGGGACAGCCGGTGGATCAGGCCGATATCGAGGCGCTGGTGCATGCGGCTCGACCTCAGCGCCCGGTGGTGTGGATCCAGGGCGGCGACACCCGCCAGGATTCCGTCTGCAATGGCTTGGCGGCCTTGCCGGCCATGGCTGAGTCGGTCTTGATCCACGACGGTGCCCGCTGCCTGGTGGATCCGGCGCTGATCGATCGCTGCGCAGCGGCTGTGCAGGCCGGTGAGGCGGTGATTGCGGCGGCCCCCGTGACCGACACGATCAAGCGGGTGGATGGCGCCGGGGTGATTCAGGACACCCCCGATCGCGCCCAGCTCTGGGGGGCCCAGACTCCCCAGGGGTTTCCGGTGGAGCAGCTTCGCCGGGCCCACGCGCAGGCCCGCACCGAGGGTTGGAGCGTTACCGATGACGCGTCGCTGTTTGAGCGCCTGGGCTGGGCGGTGAAGGTGATGGAGTCGTCGCCGGCCAACATCAAAATCACCACCCCTTTTGATCTCACCATTGCGGAGGCGGTGCTGGCGGGGCGTCAGGCCTGA
- a CDS encoding glycosyltransferase family 9 protein, translated as MRVLFLVPGGMAAQLQALPAAARVAEALSAQIQVACAPAAGGAWSLLPAVEKLIPFDFNGNPTLADWANLLGNVREPDFQACINLASGRQVDLMLSMSHVPNRVARGGFSATSRVQPQAGWQAQAMAAYLNPLGVELDANAFRLALPKAALEKAAAQLPSGQGPALLLAPAGGANDWPNNHWQQLPELISSKLPDLRVVHALPNAKPLQRAAQIASCDVVLSSDPITSELALLAGMPLVALGRSSADLPNRQGVQGVGSGALASLQPAEVLQALGLG; from the coding sequence ATGCGCGTTCTGTTTCTAGTTCCAGGCGGCATGGCAGCCCAACTCCAGGCGCTGCCCGCAGCAGCGCGAGTCGCCGAGGCACTCAGTGCCCAGATTCAGGTGGCCTGCGCGCCCGCAGCCGGTGGTGCTTGGAGCCTGCTGCCGGCGGTGGAGAAGCTGATCCCGTTCGATTTCAACGGCAACCCCACCCTGGCCGACTGGGCCAACCTGCTCGGCAACGTGCGCGAACCCGATTTCCAGGCCTGCATCAACCTGGCCAGCGGCCGCCAGGTGGATCTGATGCTCTCGATGAGCCACGTTCCCAACCGTGTGGCCAGGGGTGGCTTCTCCGCCACCAGCCGCGTGCAACCTCAAGCGGGCTGGCAAGCGCAGGCCATGGCGGCCTATCTCAACCCGCTGGGGGTGGAGCTCGATGCCAATGCCTTCCGGCTGGCGCTGCCCAAAGCAGCGCTGGAAAAAGCGGCGGCCCAACTGCCCTCCGGCCAAGGGCCTGCCCTGCTGCTGGCGCCAGCCGGGGGAGCCAACGACTGGCCCAACAACCACTGGCAGCAGCTGCCGGAGCTGATCAGCAGCAAATTGCCCGACCTGCGCGTGGTGCACGCCCTTCCCAACGCCAAGCCGCTCCAGCGCGCCGCCCAGATAGCCAGCTGCGACGTTGTGCTCAGCAGCGATCCGATCACCAGCGAACTAGCCCTGCTGGCCGGCATGCCGCTGGTGGCCCTGGGGCGCTCCAGTGCCGATCTACCCAACCGTCAGGGGGTTCAGGGGGTGGGCAGCGGAGCGCTCGCCTCGCTCCAGCCGGCTGAGGTGCTGCAGGCCCTCGGCCTGGGATGA
- a CDS encoding TrkA family potassium uptake protein — protein MKRQRRSSRRRRGLRGLIASQPWAGPLLALALVVNGGALGYRFTEGWDWGDCYWMVLITLSTLGFSDEHTPLIHTGGRIVTALLLVGGLVVVQQTIQKLLELTNAGYFRRLRERRYRQLLKRTMNRHVILCGYGRIGREIAEQLSGEGVPLLVVENDADRIEEAQQRALKVLQGDATLDETLEEAGIHHCRALVAALPSNAANLYVILSARGLAPRTRLIARADSEEAEGKLRLAGADQVVSPYVAGGRTMAATALRPLAVTFMDLLAGSDCEVEEFLLSEDPSQLGDLNGSSLAELQLGRRSGALVLAIRNPDPTGSATDSLIANPGGGVRLAPGQLLVVMGSQEQLQRFGALLGNGLSSVESMPA, from the coding sequence ATGAAACGCCAGCGGCGCTCCAGCCGGCGGCGGCGCGGCCTGCGCGGCCTGATCGCCAGCCAACCCTGGGCAGGCCCGCTGCTGGCCCTAGCCCTGGTGGTGAACGGAGGTGCCCTCGGCTACCGCTTCACCGAAGGCTGGGACTGGGGGGATTGCTACTGGATGGTGCTGATCACGCTCAGCACCTTGGGCTTCAGCGATGAGCACACACCGCTGATTCACACCGGCGGCCGCATCGTGACGGCGCTCTTGCTGGTGGGCGGGTTGGTGGTGGTGCAACAGACCATCCAGAAACTGCTGGAATTAACCAACGCCGGCTATTTCCGGCGGTTGCGGGAACGGCGCTACCGCCAACTGCTCAAACGCACGATGAACCGACACGTGATTCTCTGCGGCTACGGCCGAATCGGGCGTGAGATCGCCGAACAGCTCAGCGGTGAGGGCGTGCCGCTGCTGGTGGTGGAAAACGATGCCGACCGCATTGAAGAAGCGCAGCAGCGGGCTCTGAAGGTGCTACAAGGCGACGCCACCCTGGATGAAACCCTTGAGGAAGCCGGCATCCATCACTGCCGTGCTCTGGTGGCAGCCCTGCCCAGTAATGCGGCCAATCTCTACGTGATCCTCAGCGCCCGCGGCCTAGCGCCCCGCACGCGTTTAATCGCCCGCGCCGATAGCGAGGAGGCCGAAGGCAAGCTGCGCCTGGCGGGGGCCGACCAGGTGGTGAGCCCCTACGTGGCCGGTGGCCGCACGATGGCAGCCACCGCCCTGCGCCCCCTGGCGGTGACCTTCATGGATCTACTGGCCGGCAGCGACTGCGAAGTGGAGGAGTTTCTGCTCAGCGAAGACCCCAGTCAGCTGGGAGATCTCAATGGGTCCAGCCTGGCGGAACTGCAGCTGGGCCGCCGCAGTGGTGCTTTGGTGCTGGCGATCCGCAACCCTGATCCCACCGGCTCCGCCACCGACTCCTTGATCGCCAATCCGGGCGGTGGCGTGCGCCTCGCTCCCGGCCAGCTGCTGGTGGTGATGGGCAGCCAGGAACAGCTGCAGCGCTTCGGAGCGTTGCTGGGCAATGGCCTGTCCAGTGTGGAGAGCATGCCCGCCTGA
- the fabG gene encoding 3-oxoacyl-[acyl-carrier-protein] reductase, whose protein sequence is MADATPLAGQVALVTGASRGIGAAIAKELAKAGANVVVNYASSPSAAEAVVAEITAAGGKAWAHQANVADEEQVEALVKTVLEKEGRLDVLVNNAGITRDGLLMRMKSNDWQSVIDLNLTGVFLCTRSVSRSMLKARSGRIINITSVVGLMGNPGQANYSAAKAGVIGLTRSSAAEFASRGVTVNAVAPGFIDSDMTAELDKEPILKAIPLGRMGQPAEVASAVRFLAADPAAAYMTGQVLQVDGGMVMR, encoded by the coding sequence ATGGCTGATGCCACCCCCCTCGCCGGACAGGTTGCGCTGGTCACCGGCGCCAGCCGCGGCATCGGTGCCGCCATTGCCAAGGAACTAGCGAAAGCTGGGGCCAACGTGGTGGTGAACTACGCCAGCTCTCCATCAGCGGCCGAAGCCGTGGTGGCTGAGATCACAGCGGCTGGCGGCAAGGCCTGGGCCCACCAGGCCAACGTGGCTGATGAAGAGCAGGTGGAAGCGCTGGTGAAGACAGTGCTGGAGAAGGAAGGGCGCCTCGATGTACTGGTGAACAACGCCGGCATCACCCGCGATGGCCTGCTGATGCGCATGAAGAGCAACGACTGGCAAAGCGTGATCGACCTCAACCTCACCGGCGTGTTCCTCTGCACCCGCTCCGTGAGCCGCTCGATGCTGAAGGCCCGCAGCGGCCGCATCATCAACATCACCTCGGTGGTGGGTCTGATGGGCAACCCTGGCCAAGCCAACTACAGCGCCGCCAAAGCTGGCGTGATCGGCCTTACCCGCAGCAGCGCCGCTGAATTCGCCAGCCGCGGCGTCACGGTGAACGCAGTGGCCCCCGGCTTCATCGACAGCGACATGACCGCCGAACTCGACAAGGAGCCGATCCTCAAGGCCATCCCCCTGGGCCGCATGGGCCAACCTGCCGAGGTAGCCAGCGCCGTACGTTTCCTGGCCGCCGATCCTGCCGCGGCTTACATGACCGGCCAGGTGCTGCAGGTGGATGGCGGCATGGTGATGCGCTAA
- the groL gene encoding chaperonin GroEL (60 kDa chaperone family; promotes refolding of misfolded polypeptides especially under stressful conditions; forms two stacked rings of heptamers to form a barrel-shaped 14mer; ends can be capped by GroES; misfolded proteins enter the barrel where they are refolded when GroES binds), with the protein MAKLLSFSDASRASLERGVNALADAVKVTIGPKGRNVVLEKKFGAPDVVNDGVTIAKEIELEDPFENIGAKLLLQVATKTKDKAGDGTTTATVLAQAMAREGLRNVAAGASPVQLRRGMEKAVAQVVSGIETRSRAVAGDAIRQVATVSSGGDDEVGRMVSEAMEKVSADGVITVEESKSLATELEITEGMAFDRGYSSPYFVTDGDRRVCEFEGALLLVTDRKISAINDLVPVLEAVSRAGKPLVILAEEVDGEALATLVVNKNRGVLQVAAVRAPGFGDRRKAMLQDIAILTGATVVSEDQAMTLDKVSLEDLGSVRRITISKDDTTIVANGDHQAAVRDRVAAIKRELDNTDSEYDREKLTERVAKLAGGVAVIKVGAPTETELRNRKLRIEDALNATRAAVEEGIVAGGGSTLVQLAGELDGLAAQLSGDERTGVEIVQRALAAPLHHIADNAGFDPNVVAEEVRRSGNGFNAATGVYEDLLAAGILDAAKVVRLALQDAVSIAGLLLTTEAVIADKPEPPAPAAPGGDMGGMGGMGGMGGMGGMGMPGMM; encoded by the coding sequence ATGGCCAAGCTGCTCTCCTTTTCCGATGCCTCTCGCGCCTCCCTTGAGCGCGGCGTGAACGCCCTGGCCGATGCGGTGAAGGTCACCATCGGTCCGAAGGGCCGCAACGTGGTGCTCGAGAAGAAATTCGGCGCACCCGATGTGGTGAACGACGGCGTCACCATTGCCAAGGAGATCGAACTCGAAGATCCGTTCGAAAACATCGGTGCCAAGCTGCTGCTGCAGGTGGCCACCAAAACCAAAGACAAGGCTGGTGACGGCACCACCACCGCCACGGTGCTGGCCCAAGCCATGGCCCGTGAAGGCCTGCGCAACGTGGCCGCCGGTGCTAGCCCCGTGCAACTGCGCCGCGGCATGGAGAAGGCCGTCGCCCAGGTGGTGAGCGGCATCGAAACCCGCTCCCGCGCCGTGGCTGGCGACGCCATCCGTCAAGTGGCCACCGTGAGCTCCGGCGGCGACGACGAGGTGGGCCGCATGGTGAGTGAAGCCATGGAGAAGGTGAGCGCCGACGGCGTGATCACCGTGGAGGAGAGCAAGAGCCTCGCCACCGAGCTGGAGATCACCGAAGGGATGGCCTTCGATCGCGGCTACAGCTCCCCGTATTTCGTCACCGATGGCGATCGCCGCGTCTGCGAATTCGAGGGTGCCCTGCTGCTCGTGACCGATCGCAAGATCAGCGCCATCAACGATCTGGTACCTGTGCTGGAGGCCGTCTCACGCGCCGGCAAGCCTCTGGTGATCCTGGCGGAGGAAGTCGACGGTGAAGCCCTCGCCACCTTGGTGGTGAACAAAAACCGCGGCGTGCTCCAGGTTGCCGCCGTACGCGCTCCGGGCTTCGGCGATCGCCGCAAGGCCATGCTGCAGGACATCGCCATCCTCACCGGCGCCACCGTGGTGAGCGAGGACCAGGCCATGACCCTCGACAAGGTGAGCCTGGAAGACCTGGGCAGCGTGCGCCGGATCACCATCAGCAAAGACGACACCACGATCGTGGCCAACGGTGACCACCAAGCTGCCGTGCGTGATCGGGTTGCCGCGATCAAGCGCGAACTCGACAACACCGATTCGGAGTACGACCGCGAGAAGCTCACCGAGCGTGTGGCCAAGCTGGCCGGTGGCGTAGCCGTGATCAAGGTGGGTGCCCCCACTGAAACTGAGCTGCGTAACCGCAAGCTGCGCATCGAAGACGCCCTCAACGCCACCCGCGCTGCCGTCGAGGAAGGCATCGTGGCCGGCGGCGGCAGCACCCTGGTGCAGCTGGCTGGCGAACTGGATGGGCTAGCCGCTCAGCTGAGCGGCGACGAGCGCACCGGCGTTGAGATTGTGCAGCGCGCCCTAGCCGCCCCCCTGCATCACATCGCTGACAATGCCGGCTTCGACCCCAACGTGGTAGCTGAGGAAGTACGCCGCAGCGGCAATGGCTTCAACGCCGCTACCGGCGTCTACGAAGACCTGCTTGCCGCCGGCATCCTCGATGCCGCCAAGGTGGTTCGCCTGGCCCTGCAGGATGCCGTGTCGATTGCCGGCCTGCTACTCACCACCGAAGCGGTGATCGCCGACAAGCCTGAGCCCCCCGCGCCGGCTGCCCCTGGCGGCGACATGGGTGGCATGGGCGGAATGGGTGGTATGGGCGGAATGGGTGGGATGGGCATGCCCGGGATGATGTGA